One genomic region from candidate division WOR-3 bacterium encodes:
- a CDS encoding Xaa-Pro peptidase family protein, whose product MRKRITALRRLMAKEGLSAMLVSDLPNVRYLCGFTGSNGALLVTQRNAWFFTDFRYKEQMKREVRGCRCEMRKRDLYADFPTRHLKGIKKLGIEEAYLSVYRFNLLKRQLRKVRFVPAKGIVLRLRRRKEPSEFELIRKAQAVTDRVFREIIARLRPGMVERDLAAEIEFRFRQAGESAFPAIVASGPNAAMPHAEPSRRRLRSRDVVTFDIGCRYQGYCSDMTRTVFLGKPEPDLAQVYYIVLEAQKRALDAIRPGAKCAEVDARARDYIRGMGYGECFGHGLGHGVGIEVHEQPGLHATAKDRLAPGDVVTIEPGIYIPGLGGVRIEDMVLVTSDGYENLTRSPKRLIQL is encoded by the coding sequence ATGAGAAAACGCATTACTGCACTGCGTCGGCTGATGGCCAAGGAAGGTTTATCGGCGATGCTCGTTTCCGACCTGCCTAACGTTCGGTACCTGTGCGGTTTCACCGGCTCGAACGGTGCGCTGCTTGTGACCCAAAGGAACGCTTGGTTCTTTACCGATTTCCGGTACAAGGAGCAGATGAAGCGCGAGGTGCGCGGATGCCGGTGCGAGATGCGCAAGCGCGACCTGTACGCCGACTTCCCGACCAGACACCTGAAGGGAATCAAGAAGCTCGGAATTGAAGAGGCCTATCTCAGCGTGTACCGCTTCAATCTGCTGAAGCGGCAGCTTCGGAAGGTCAGGTTCGTACCGGCCAAAGGAATCGTGCTCAGACTGCGCCGCAGGAAGGAGCCGTCCGAGTTTGAACTCATCCGCAAGGCTCAAGCCGTGACCGACAGGGTTTTTCGCGAAATCATCGCCCGGCTTCGGCCGGGGATGGTCGAGCGCGACCTTGCTGCAGAGATCGAGTTCCGGTTCAGACAAGCAGGCGAGAGCGCGTTCCCAGCAATCGTAGCTTCCGGGCCGAACGCAGCCATGCCGCACGCCGAACCATCGAGGCGCAGGTTGCGCTCAAGAGATGTGGTAACTTTCGACATCGGCTGTCGGTATCAGGGCTATTGCTCAGATATGACCCGAACGGTTTTTCTGGGGAAGCCGGAGCCAGACTTGGCTCAAGTCTATTACATTGTGCTTGAGGCACAGAAGCGAGCGCTTGATGCCATACGTCCGGGTGCGAAATGTGCGGAGGTGGATGCCCGAGCCCGGGATTACATCAGGGGTATGGGCTATGGCGAGTGTTTCGGCCACGGGCTTGGTCACGGGGTCGGCATCGAAGTGCACGAGCAGCCCGGGCTCCATGCTACTGCCAAGGACCGACTTGCCCCGGGTGACGTGGTTACGATCGAGCCCGGCATTTACATCCCCGGGCTGGGCGGAGTGCGCATCGAAGACATGGTGTTGGTGACAAGTGACGGCTATGAGAACCTGACTAGGAGCCCGAAGCGGCTAATTCAGCTATGA
- the efp gene encoding elongation factor P, whose amino-acid sequence MITPNDFKNGTLIKYKGEVYSVVSYSRTRTAQRRARVLAKIRNIKTGALLEESFESETRLEEAEFEQRRSQYMYSDDLGFHFMDLQNYDQFTLSAEIIGDKKMYLTENAQIDVLYVEGRPVDVQPPMFLDLEVVETDPDYRGDTATGSGKRAVLSTGMVVNVPFFIKVGDKVRIDTRTNTYVERA is encoded by the coding sequence ATGATTACCCCGAACGATTTTAAGAATGGTACGCTGATAAAGTACAAGGGCGAGGTTTACTCGGTCGTGAGCTATTCCAGGACCCGTACTGCGCAACGTCGTGCCCGGGTGCTGGCCAAAATCCGGAACATCAAGACCGGCGCTCTGCTGGAGGAGAGTTTCGAGTCCGAGACCAGACTTGAGGAAGCTGAGTTCGAGCAGCGTCGGAGTCAGTACATGTATTCGGACGACCTTGGTTTTCACTTCATGGACCTTCAGAACTACGACCAGTTTACTTTGAGTGCTGAGATCATCGGCGACAAGAAGATGTACCTTACCGAGAACGCACAGATTGACGTCCTCTACGTCGAAGGTCGGCCGGTGGATGTCCAACCGCCGATGTTCCTTGACCTTGAGGTCGTTGAGACTGACCCGGACTACCGCGGAGACACTGCGACTGGCAGCGGCAAGCGGGCAGTGCTTTCGACCGGCATGGTTGTGAATGTTCCGTTCTTCATAAAGGTCGGTGACAAGGTGCGAATTGACACCCGGACCAACACCTATGTCGAAAGAGCGTAA